The Bacteroidota bacterium genomic sequence TAGCTGTTTATTAACTCTTCTTTCCAAAGGTTTTCCAGGTAAACCTGATAATCAGATCTAACATTGTTTTCAGCTTCTTCCAACGTCTTTATTTGTGGTTTTACGAATTGTTTTATGTCTATTATAACGTAATCTCTTTCACCTTTCTTATATATTTTTGAAACTCCTTCTTTCCATTCGAAGTTTTCAGGCAAAATCTCATTTTCTGAAGTTACAAGTCCGGATTGAAAAGTAACACCTACCTGAGAATCTTTATTAAGCTTTTTCTTGATATACTCCTGTGATTTACCTCTCTTCAAATATTTGCGGACTTTATCTGCATTCTTTTTTTCAAAACATTTTACCAACACTAAATCAGCTCTTTCGGGCCAAAGATATTTTTCCTTATTATCGTCGTAGTATTTTGCCAATCCAAGACTATCTGTCTGTGATTTCTCCCATATTTTCTGATTCATCAAATTATAAATCAAAATACCTTCGCGATAATTTGTCATCACGGCTTTAAATTCAGGAAACTCTTTTTCCAAATTATCATCATAGTAGCTTAACAGTTCAGAATCGATAAAAGCCTTTCTTTTATTTGTAATTACATAATCAAGAGAATATTTATTTCGACCATTAACCGGATTTTTCTCCAGGTATTCAATATAGTCTGAAGCAGAAATTTTTCTTCCTTCAATATTAAGAACATATCCAGATTTACCTGAGCCACTATATTTCCAATTTCTATTTAAGTAATCGGCTCCAATCTCTTTCTCGACAGCTTCAAACAGTTTATTGTTTTCTTCTACAGTATACTTTGTATGCAAATGATCTAAAACCGATTTCTCGATATACATAGATCTGTTATCTTTCGCCAGTTTTTTAGACAATTCCTCTTTAGAGTCTTCATATGAACCCACCGGAAACTTTTTAAGTACTTTTACTATATGCCAGCCAAATTTAGTTTTAAAAGGTTTTGAAATCTCTCCTTCGCCCAGGGTAAAAGCTTCTTTCTCCATTTCCGGAAGCAATTGTCCTGCACCTAAAACAGGAAGAACACCACCGTTCATTGCACTGCGTTTATCATCGGAATACTGACGGGCCATCATTTCAAATTCTTTTCCTTCCAATAATTGTGCATAAACAGTATCAATCAATTCTTTATTTGCTACATCCACGCTATCCTTATTTCCCTCACGAGCATTCAGCTTGATAACATGAGCTATCTGTACTTTTCCTTTTGAAGGACGTTTGTCGTTCACCTTTATTAAGTGATAACCAAAAGAACTTCTAACCGGCATACTTACTTCCCCTACCTGAGTATTGTAAGCTCCCGACTCAAAAGGATAAACCATTCTAAAAACCGACATCCAGCTCAGTTCCCCATTGGTTTTTGCTGACGGACCTTCAGAATATTTCTTAGCTGCATCGGCAAAAGAAATTTTTCCTGTTTCAATTTCTTTTCTAATAGAAATTAACTTTTTATAAGCCTTTAGGGTATCCGAATCACTTGCATCTTCTTTCAGTAAAAGTAAAATATGAGAAACATTAAGATCATATTTCGATCTCTCATAAGCCTCTTTCAATAATAATTCTTCCTCTTTAGGATCTTTAAAATAAGGAGCAGCAAGGTCTTTCCTGTAACCTTCCAGCTCATCTTGATAAATTTTCAAGGTATCTAATCCCAGTTCTCTTGCCTGTATCAATTTTGCTTTATAAGCAGTAAACAGAGGAAGGTAATTATCTATTTTCTTTTGTTCAGGATCCTGAACCAAATCGAGGTTCTTTTCGTATACTTCCACAAATTCCGATACTTTTACGTTCTCATCGTTGATCGTTAAAAGTGTGGTGTCTGATAAATTTTGAGCAAAAAGAGAATTTGCACTAACTACTAAAGTTAAAAGTGAAAGAGTTATTTTATTCATGTACATATAGTTACGAGTTTTAGTCAGATGTAAAAGCCATAATTAAATTTAGAAATTTTGAAGTTCTTTTTACAATAGGCTGTTTCATCTCATTTTTTATTGAAAACAGACAAAAATAGAAGAATTATTGAGAATTAAAAAAGAAAGTTTTTTTGTCTGATCACTTAATGTAAACGGGAGCTTATACCAAATAAACATCAAAATGCCCATATCATTCTTTATCTAATCCAGTTATACTTTATTAATAATTATTTCCGTAGCTCTGCTATGCAAAGAATTTTTAATTCGTCTAACTGAATTACATTTCGAATTATAATGAGCATTTTAAAATTCAATTGGCATTAATTTTGAGCAGGGCGTTATTTTCTTAATTCTATAAATTATATGAAATAGATTCTTCTATCGCACTCAGAAGCGAGAGGAATAATTGAATTGTTTACTGGCATGGATAGCAGTGACAGCTTTTTTTTCGTAAAGTTTGAGAAGCTTTGCCAATGAGAGCGACCACAGGAGCTCCTCTATGGCATTAGCTGAACAACTTTACGACAAAAAACTATAACGGATAGCCAGTTTACCTGACTACCCTCAGGTAGGCAGGTTAAGCCAGCCAAAATAAATAATACCTAATAAAAAACGAGGGTCTCACCCTAAGTAAAACCCTCGCATATTTATATTAAAAAATTATTCGTATAAAGTTATCTGGAATAATTAGGTGCCTCATTTGTAATAGTAATATCATGAGGGTGAGATTCTGCCATACCCGAAGATGTAATTCTAACGAATTGTGCTTCTTTCAGAGTTTCGATATCTCCGGCGCCACAATATCCCATACCTGCTCTTAGTCCGCCTACAAACTGGTGCATAGACTCGTTTAGCTCTCCTTTGTATGCCACACGACCAACAATTCCTTCAGGAACCAGTTTCTTGATATCGTCTTCAACATCCTGGAAATAACGGTCTTTAGATCCTTTTTGCATAGCCTCTACAGAGCCCATTCCGCGGTAAGTTTTAAACTTACGACCTTCGAAGATAATAGTTTCTCCCGGTGCTTCTTTTGTTCCTGCCAACAGAGAACCCAGCATAACTGAATCACTTCCTGCTGCAATAGCCTTAGGAATATCGCCTGTATAACGAATACCTCCATCGGCAATAACCGGAATACCAGTACCCTTAAGAGCTTCTGAAACTTCAATAATAGCAGAAAGTTGTGGGTAACCTACTCCTGCAACGATACGGGTAGTACAAATTGACCCCGGGCCAATACCTACTTTTACAGCATCAGCACCAGCTTCTACCAAATACTTAGCCGCAGAAGCAGTAGCTATATTTCCAACAACTACATCTACCTGAGGAACTGCCTCTTTAACTGCCTTTAAGATTTCAACCACACCTTTAGTATGTCCGTGGGCAGTATCAATTACTACAGCATCAACTCCTTCCTCTGCAAGGGCCTTCGCTCTATCGACTGAATCGTAGGTAACACCTAAAGCAGCAGCAACACGCAAACGGCCATATTGATCCTTATTCGCATTTGGTTTTACCTGAACTTTAGTAATATCGCGGAAAGTAATCAAGCCTACCAAACTGTTATCACCATCAACAACAGGCAATTTTTCAATTTTATTTTTCTGTAGTATTTTTTCGGCTTCATTTAAAGATGTACCTACTCCTGTAGTTACGAGATTTTCAGAAGTCATAACTTCAACAACCGGTCTGTCGTTATCCTTTTCGAAACGCAAATCCCTGTTAGTCACAATACCGGCTAATTTCCCTTCTTCATTAATAACGGGAATACCTCCGATACGGTGCTCTCTCATCAAATTTTGAGCATCACCAACAACAGCATCCATGCCTAAAGTTACAGGATCGATGATCATACCTGACTCTGATCTTTTCACTTTTCTGATCAAAGCGGCCTGACGTTCAATTGTCATGTTTTTATGGATAACACCAATTCCTCCTTCGCGTGCCATAGCAATTGCCATATCGGATTCTGTAACAGTATCCATAGCAGCCGAGATAACAGGCGTATTTAGCGAAATATTTTTAGTGAATTTAGTTTTGATAGAAACTTCGCGTGGTAATATTTGCGAATACGCAGGAACTAATAGTACATCGTCGTACGTTAATCCTTCTCCAACAATTTTTTGATCTGACATCGAGGTGCAATTAATGTTATTAAATTGCGTGCAAATTTAGTGAAATTTTATAAAATCAAAGGTGATTTTTGTGTTTTTTGAAAACATCCTAAAACATCCTGTAAAATTAAATAACTCCAAAGGAATTATACTTTGGAGTTATAAATTATATAATATTTTGTTTACTTAGCTGCCAATGTCGCAATCTCATTCTCGGTTAAGGGACGGTTATATATGCGTAACTCATCTAAATAACCGTTTAAAAAATTATTTGTCCCTTTACCTCCAAATAAAATTGTTCCAACAACGGTTGGTGTTAAGGCATCATCATTATATTTTATATATTCTCTTGTTTTGGAGACTGTAAGCTCACCGTCAATCCATGCCTGAACCTCAACATCAGTTACATTAATAACACAATGAGTCCATTTATTTAATTCTATTTCCCTTGGATTTACAAACTTATATGCGGCCGGAATAAGATTTATAGGAATTTCACCTTCATTTTTTATCCCGGAAAAGGTACAATCTCTATAATCACTTGTTTCAGGATTACTATAAAAATGCCCCGACAGTTCATTTCTATACTTGTCTGACCATGTTCCAAAAGTATTAATCAAGAAACCTCTACTTCCGGTCATATTGTATTTTGACAATACACAGCCATTGTTTTGAAAACCATCTGTTCCTCTTGAATATATCCAAAAAGAGACTGTCAAACCATTGGTAGCATCAACTGTATTCATCAGTTGCAGATAATCTGAACTACCGTTAAAATTATGTGCCTGCCCTAATACCCCATCTACATATATTTTATTACTATAGTCGATTGCATGGTTATTATTTCCGCTATAGTCACTTACTGATCCGTCAAAAGGATAATACACCACCAAATTCTCAATGAGGTCGAAGGTGGTATCCAAATATCCGAATTCTTTTGAAGTAGCAGCTCTGGTAGAAATAACATCAGGCGATAAAATCGTTTCTTTTTCCGGAAGAATCCTAAAGTTTAAATTTAAAGGCTTTTTAACTATCTGAGCCTTTTCTGAACCTCTCCGGGGTGATGCAAAAACAACTTCTCCATATTTATTTTTCAATAAAAACTTACGCAGCGAATAATTTCCCTGCTTTAGTTTGAATACCTTACTTGCACGAAACTTATCTTCGCCACTCAATATTATTTCTTCGGAATCAAAAACACTCAACCCTGATTCATCCTCAACTGTGATAATAGCAGATTCAATATTATCTATTAACACAGAGCTATTTAATACTGTTTGATCTATTTTTATTACAAAATTTCCTATCCCTCCAACTTTACCTTCATCTTGACAAGATAAAATTGAATAAATAAAGAAAACAAACATTATCTCTCTTTTCATCTATTTCAAGTTTTATATTTCGGGTAGATGTAACTCGCAATAATAATCATCCACCTGTATGTCAAAATTAATTTGCTTCCTTTAGGCTTGGGGAAGACAAATTGATTTTGTCATGCTCTTTCATTTGTATTAATTTTTAAGCCTCCTACTGGACGACCTTATTTTATACCAAATAAACAATGAAATGCGCTATATCTTTTTTGTCTAATCCATTTTTACTTCGCTTAAAATTTATTCCGTAACTGGGCTATGCAATAAATTTTAAACTCGTAAAAAAGAATTATACTTCAAAGCTAACAGCGCGTCTCATTATCCAATTGGTATTATTCATACTTCGGTTGGTATTAAATTTATTAACCGCAGGGACTTCATGTGGATAACCAAGCTACTAATTCGAAGTATATTTTATACGAATCCAAATATAATATTTTGATAAAATAAATATTACATTATATAAAAAAACTCCATAGAATAGTTTTCTATGGAGTTAAATAATTTGATTATAAAGATTTATTTTTTTATCAAAACTATCCACTTTATTAATAAATAAGTTCAACTGTCTTCTTAACTCAAAATCAGAATAACTATTGAGTACTGTTTTTCTGTGTTGTCGATAACTTTTAGCAAGACGAAACAACTCTTCATATTGAGTTTCCACAAGAGGATATAATGATAAAAAACTTGCAGGGATTTGCATTGCGAAAATAAATTCCACATGATGCGCTTCAAGTTTTTGTTGGAGAAACATAGTAAATAATGAAATACTTGCCACGGCTATACCATGGTTTACCATCTTATCAGGAAAAAGTATTTCTAAACTATGTAAAATTAAGTGTTCACTACCACTGATTGCAGAGCTGTTTTTTAAATATTCAACTGATTTTCCGGAATAAATAATCGCATCCAAAGTATTATCAATATTGCTAAAATCGACATCTTTTATTTTTTGCAAACTTAACTCTACTGTCTCCTTTACATATTCATCATCACCATCCAACATCCAGTCGTTCAACGCTGAATAATTTGAAAAAACATCTCCTATTGCCGACTTAATATAGATATCCGGTGAATTTGATATTATATCAAAATCAACAAAAAGATAGTCAACTGCTTTGCGATATATACTTTTAGAATCGTTTACTGATTTTATTACTACCAGGCCATTAGCCAAACCATCGTTTGATAATACTGTAGGTAATGCAATCAAAACTGCCTTACTGTGAAATGCAACTTCTTTCGAGATATCAATTACCTTCCCCCCTCCTATAGATATTACAACATCATCGTCAAGTATATCTCTCTTTAATTTATCAATAAAAGAAGGACTATCAATTGCCCTAAGCAGTTGATAGTCATTTGATATTTTTGAAGCAAATTCCTCTGCTATTTCATAAGAATTATCTTGCCCCGTAATAATTATTAATCTATTGTTTTTGAATTTTGTTGCCAACAAGCATATTAATCTTTCTGCAACACCATCCCCTCTTTCAATTTGCATGTTAGATTTTAATATATTTTTTTATGATATTATCAATATCTACTGAAGGCTTTATAAACATAACAAGCAATAAATATATCAGTGATATTAATGCAGAAACTACAATAATTTGAATAAAAGGATTAAAAAAATCAGGAAAATAATCGAATGCAAAATACAGTATTAGTATTACAAAAAACATTAATAGGGTTTTATACGTAAATGGTTGCATTTTGAACTTATTATAAACAAATCCCAAACGCAATGAATTATAAATTATAATTGTCAATGCAGTTGCCAATGCCGCCCCGTTTATACCTAATACCGGAATAAGAATAATATTTAAGCCTATAGAAATCACAATTAATAAAACTCCAAAAAACATATCATAGCGGTAGTACTTTGAATTAGATACAATGGAATTATTACTGCCCATGAGCATCATAAATAATTTTCCAACAGCTATAAATAAAACAACTGTTTCTCCTCCCTGATACTTCTCGCTTAATAAAGAAAATAAGCTGTTAGAATTAACCGTTATCAGTAAAAAAATTAATCCGGAAACAACAAATAAATTTATAGAACTTTTTTTATACAACTTTTCTACTTCATCCCATTTTGACTGAACAACGGCAGAGGCCATCAAAGGTGCCAATATTTGTTGCATTGCCCTACCGGGTACTGCCACTACAATACCAATAAATGTCGCAACAGCATAATATGCCACATTTGATAAATCAATATATTGAGCGACCATCAATTTATCTATCTCGATCATCAAATATCCGATAGAGGAAGTAATAATAATATAAAAGGCATAATTCAATATCAACCTATAGTTTTCAGGCAACTTATACTCTATTTCAAAGTGAAAATTCCTAAAAGAATAAACTCCCATTATGATAGTTCGAACAAGATATACAAGAAGTAATAATACTATAAACTCTGCATCATTAATTAATTCAAAATACATTAGCACTAATAATACTGAAACAAAGAATCGTGCAAATATCTCCTTTAAAAAATTTCCAAAAACTGATTTCAGATTAATTTTAGAATAAGAATAAAACACTTCGAAATAAGCTACAATAGCAGCAAAGTAAAATATATAATGACTATAGTTGCGAAGTAATGCACTTTCTTCTGAAATATTATCATTAATAAAAGGAAGAAAAATATAAAAAACACTTCCAAAAACTATAATAACCAAAAGTGGCAATGTCAATGTGAAAAATAAAAGTCTCCCTTTATTTTCTGCAAACTCCTTATATGAAAAAAATCGGATTATTGAAGGTCCCATACCAAACGACAATAGCGGATAAAATATCATCGCACCTGAAAGCAATACATTAACAAGTCCAAAATATTCAGTATCCATAAATCTTTGGTACAGAACCAAAGTATTTAAGGCACCAATTGCAAACCCGATATAGGTCCAAATTAAGTTTTTAAGTGACTGATTTATTACAACTCCCATCTATTAACCTTAATTAAAAACTCCTGCTTTTACTAATTCTTTAATATTTCCCATGTAGTTTGGTTCAACATACGACTTCATAGAATTTTGAATAATCTCAGGACTTACAGCTTCATAAGTATCCAGGGCACTAATATAGTCATCCAAAATCTTATCACTTACAATAGATGTATAATTTAGTTTTGAATAATATTTTGAGGCTGCATTATCTAAATTTATCAAAACATTATATTTCCCCAAAGCAAGTGACTCCTGAACGCACGTTGAATATACACTTGAATGTATATCACAGTGTTTCACAATTTGATAACAATCCAAATCATCAGGAAAAATAACATTATCGGGAATATTTTCGATAAGATTTCGTTGAAAATCCTGACGCATGGCTATTAAAAAAATATATTCAGACCTCTTTGCTGCAATCTTTGCTATAAAATCCAAAATCTCCTTCCCGCTTTCAAGTTGCAGAGAAACAGCTATACTAAGTTTAAATTTTGACAACCTGCCCAACCATTTTTCAGATAGATCATACTTATTATTTATATAATCAAGATAATAATGTCCGACTGAATATGGGCTGAGAACTTTGCCGCCCTCATCTATTACCTCTTTATCGTCATCTCCAAACATTAGCATTATATCAGGAAAATATCTCCTCGAAAACTCCTGATTAATATTAAATGCAAAATGTGATTCTCCAATTACTCCATGTTGGGTCTCAATAACTTTTATACCATATTTCTTTGCAGCTATAACAACATCAATATTGTAATAATAATTACTCACAACAACAGCTTTAGGCCTATATATTCTGAAAAACAATTTGTAAACCTTTATCCCTCCAAAAAACTCCTGAAGCCATTTAGAATAACCTGCTTCTATATTATACCTTGACTGAATTTCATCAACCCGACCATGTTTATATTTTGGAAGAAAAAACATCAACAGATTAACAACTGTAATTAGTGGAATACGGGATACAATATGTCTGGAACTTATCTCTTTGATATTTTCATGATGAAGATTGGGCAATTCAACAAAAAGACTTTCACCTTCAAGTTCTTTCGACAAATATTCAGCCAATTTATCCTGATATTGCCCATCTATTAATTTTCTCTGGGAAGAATCGCTGAATATAATGTAATCGTATTTTTTGAACCAGTTTTTAAAACCGTAGAAAAGTGTTGAGAGGTAATGTAATTTCTTTTTGATATTACCACGTTTTCCGGATTTCCACTTTTGTTTTTTACCCAGGAAATAAAAATAATATCTCACTCTCAAAAACATCCATATTTCCTCACCGTTTATCCTGATATCAGAAAGATTGAGATTTTCCTCTTCGATTTTTGAAAGCTGGTTCATTATTATGAAAAATGTTTTTCTATTAGATCTGATACAATATCTTCACCTAATACGGTTTCTACAAACTCTCTAAAAACACCTTCACCTCCTTTTTTATATAAATCAATAGAAGTATGCTTCCTAATATAATTTGCTGCATCACTCGGAACTCCGGCAATTCCAACTTTTTTTAAGACTTGTAAATCGTTTAAATCATCCCCGATATAGGCTATATCTTCCCATGATAAATTCAACTGTTTTCTCAGTTCTTCTACCACCGACAACTTATTTTTTACACCTAAAAAAAGATAATCAACCTTTAATTTATCGGCTCGTCTTTGTACTATTTCAGTGTCCTCACCGGTAATAATTCCAACGGGAATATTCATTTTTTTACAAAATAAAACACCTGCACTATCCGATGTGTTGAATTTCTTCCACTCATTACCACTTTGATCATAGTACATACCTCCATCGGTCCATACACCATCAATATCGGTTAAAACTAATTTTGGCAATTTGTTATTTGACATCATTTGGATAGATAATTTCGTTTTTACTAATACTATTTACAAGTGTTTTCCCTATCAGTTTATCTCTATCACTCCACTTAAATCCATCTCCCGGACTAAGCATATGAAAATCCTTTTCTGATAATATTTCTCCTTCATTTAGATCTCTTATACTTGCAATAGATCTTTCCAATTTCACTCTTGCACTTTCAACACTGTCAGCAACAAATATTCTTTTCTCGCCCAAAGCATGTTCTATATTTCGGATATCCCTAACCATTCTCCAGGTTCCGTCAACCCCAAGTGAACCGGCCTGATCGGTACCTTTCAATTTTCTATCGATCGTAATATGCTTTTCAATTATCCTTGCCCCCATAGCAACGGCTGCAACAGGAACAGATATTCCAATTGAGTGATCGGAATAACCTATAGCATATTCAGGATAGTTTTCAAGCAAAAACTGTATCGATTTTAAATTTAGATTTTGATATTTTGCTGGATACTCCGACAAACAGTGCAAAATTGCAATATCAGAATGATACTTTGTAATACTGTTTAACGCATCGTCAATCTCTTTTTTACCCCCCATTCCTGTTGACAGAATTATTGGTATTTTAGTTTCCGCCATCGATTCCAATAGAGGAATGTTAGTTAAGTCACGCGACGCAACTTTTAACTTATCGGGAGTAAATAATTTAA encodes the following:
- a CDS encoding peptidylprolyl isomerase; this translates as MNKITLSLLTLVVSANSLFAQNLSDTTLLTINDENVKVSEFVEVYEKNLDLVQDPEQKKIDNYLPLFTAYKAKLIQARELGLDTLKIYQDELEGYRKDLAAPYFKDPKEEELLLKEAYERSKYDLNVSHILLLLKEDASDSDTLKAYKKLISIRKEIETGKISFADAAKKYSEGPSAKTNGELSWMSVFRMVYPFESGAYNTQVGEVSMPVRSSFGYHLIKVNDKRPSKGKVQIAHVIKLNAREGNKDSVDVANKELIDTVYAQLLEGKEFEMMARQYSDDKRSAMNGGVLPVLGAGQLLPEMEKEAFTLGEGEISKPFKTKFGWHIVKVLKKFPVGSYEDSKEELSKKLAKDNRSMYIEKSVLDHLHTKYTVEENNKLFEAVEKEIGADYLNRNWKYSGSGKSGYVLNIEGRKISASDYIEYLEKNPVNGRNKYSLDYVITNKRKAFIDSELLSYYDDNLEKEFPEFKAVMTNYREGILIYNLMNQKIWEKSQTDSLGLAKYYDDNKEKYLWPERADLVLVKCFEKKNADKVRKYLKRGKSQEYIKKKLNKDSQVGVTFQSGLVTSENEILPENFEWKEGVSKIYKKGERDYVIIDIKQFVKPQIKTLEEAENNVRSDYQVYLENLWKEELINSYKVIVDENVLSELRKKYNQ
- the guaB gene encoding IMP dehydrogenase; protein product: MSDQKIVGEGLTYDDVLLVPAYSQILPREVSIKTKFTKNISLNTPVISAAMDTVTESDMAIAMAREGGIGVIHKNMTIERQAALIRKVKRSESGMIIDPVTLGMDAVVGDAQNLMREHRIGGIPVINEEGKLAGIVTNRDLRFEKDNDRPVVEVMTSENLVTTGVGTSLNEAEKILQKNKIEKLPVVDGDNSLVGLITFRDITKVQVKPNANKDQYGRLRVAAALGVTYDSVDRAKALAEEGVDAVVIDTAHGHTKGVVEILKAVKEAVPQVDVVVGNIATASAAKYLVEAGADAVKVGIGPGSICTTRIVAGVGYPQLSAIIEVSEALKGTGIPVIADGGIRYTGDIPKAIAAGSDSVMLGSLLAGTKEAPGETIIFEGRKFKTYRGMGSVEAMQKGSKDRYFQDVEDDIKKLVPEGIVGRVAYKGELNESMHQFVGGLRAGMGYCGAGDIETLKEAQFVRITSSGMAESHPHDITITNEAPNYSR
- a CDS encoding LamG domain-containing protein, producing MKREIMFVFFIYSILSCQDEGKVGGIGNFVIKIDQTVLNSSVLIDNIESAIITVEDESGLSVFDSEEIILSGEDKFRASKVFKLKQGNYSLRKFLLKNKYGEVVFASPRRGSEKAQIVKKPLNLNFRILPEKETILSPDVISTRAATSKEFGYLDTTFDLIENLVVYYPFDGSVSDYSGNNNHAIDYSNKIYVDGVLGQAHNFNGSSDYLQLMNTVDATNGLTVSFWIYSRGTDGFQNNGCVLSKYNMTGSRGFLINTFGTWSDKYRNELSGHFYSNPETSDYRDCTFSGIKNEGEIPINLIPAAYKFVNPREIELNKWTHCVINVTDVEVQAWIDGELTVSKTREYIKYNDDALTPTVVGTILFGGKGTNNFLNGYLDELRIYNRPLTENEIATLAAK
- a CDS encoding iron-containing alcohol dehydrogenase → MQIERGDGVAERLICLLATKFKNNRLIIITGQDNSYEIAEEFASKISNDYQLLRAIDSPSFIDKLKRDILDDDVVISIGGGKVIDISKEVAFHSKAVLIALPTVLSNDGLANGLVVIKSVNDSKSIYRKAVDYLFVDFDIISNSPDIYIKSAIGDVFSNYSALNDWMLDGDDEYVKETVELSLQKIKDVDFSNIDNTLDAIIYSGKSVEYLKNSSAISGSEHLILHSLEILFPDKMVNHGIAVASISLFTMFLQQKLEAHHVEFIFAMQIPASFLSLYPLVETQYEELFRLAKSYRQHRKTVLNSYSDFELRRQLNLFINKVDSFDKKINLYNQII
- a CDS encoding polysaccharide biosynthesis C-terminal domain-containing protein, with the protein product MGVVINQSLKNLIWTYIGFAIGALNTLVLYQRFMDTEYFGLVNVLLSGAMIFYPLLSFGMGPSIIRFFSYKEFAENKGRLLFFTLTLPLLVIIVFGSVFYIFLPFINDNISEESALLRNYSHYIFYFAAIVAYFEVFYSYSKINLKSVFGNFLKEIFARFFVSVLLVLMYFELINDAEFIVLLLLVYLVRTIIMGVYSFRNFHFEIEYKLPENYRLILNYAFYIIITSSIGYLMIEIDKLMVAQYIDLSNVAYYAVATFIGIVVAVPGRAMQQILAPLMASAVVQSKWDEVEKLYKKSSINLFVVSGLIFLLITVNSNSLFSLLSEKYQGGETVVLFIAVGKLFMMLMGSNNSIVSNSKYYRYDMFFGVLLIVISIGLNIILIPVLGINGAALATALTIIIYNSLRLGFVYNKFKMQPFTYKTLLMFFVILILYFAFDYFPDFFNPFIQIIVVSALISLIYLLLVMFIKPSVDIDNIIKKYIKI
- a CDS encoding HAD-IIIA family hydrolase — translated: MMSNNKLPKLVLTDIDGVWTDGGMYYDQSGNEWKKFNTSDSAGVLFCKKMNIPVGIITGEDTEIVQRRADKLKVDYLFLGVKNKLSVVEELRKQLNLSWEDIAYIGDDLNDLQVLKKVGIAGVPSDAANYIRKHTSIDLYKKGGEGVFREFVETVLGEDIVSDLIEKHFS
- a CDS encoding N-acetylneuraminate synthase family protein; this translates as MNKENHTYIIGEIGQNHNGSVDIAKLIMDIVARPVEDQLFGENLAPIDAVKLTKRDLKEELTNSAMNKVYNSPHSFGKTYGEHREYLELNDEEHFELYKYAKSYGLDFVETLTAKGTLSLLKLFTPDKLKVASRDLTNIPLLESMAETKIPIILSTGMGGKKEIDDALNSITKYHSDIAILHCLSEYPAKYQNLNLKSIQFLLENYPEYAIGYSDHSIGISVPVAAVAMGARIIEKHITIDRKLKGTDQAGSLGVDGTWRMVRDIRNIEHALGEKRIFVADSVESARVKLERSIASIRDLNEGEILSEKDFHMLSPGDGFKWSDRDKLIGKTLVNSISKNEIIYPNDVK